One segment of Brassica napus cultivar Da-Ae chromosome C3, Da-Ae, whole genome shotgun sequence DNA contains the following:
- the LOC106389322 gene encoding outer dynein arm-docking complex subunit 2-like — protein MASSETERSTRGSQNPDWETDFNRFEQAISSSPAPIRVRSVMKLSESANRIPESILSRAIPILARLLRVSDDPSRSVQSAAAHCLKRIACIGGEESGFAVKMGRCGVIACLLGLLLEANGNDIALRRIWVKCLWSLVTFGSSIRIGLARLGGLEIMIRELNTWEDDSSRWCLLEILTAFTTIREMRHVLVHNGGLKFLVEAVRVGNLPSRERACHAIGLTGITRRARRLLVEAGVIPALVNLFKDGDEKTKLLAGNALGIVSAQTEYVRSVTAAGSVPLYVELLSGRDPMGKDIAEDVFCILAVAEGNAVLIAEQLVRILREGDDEAKFAASNVLWALSGYRHSVSVIRDSGAVPLLVEILRDGSVEFRERVCGAISQLSYNEDDREAFSDSGMIPILIDWLGDESEELRDNAAEALVNFSEDQQYYGRVRVAIGHPVFRNMQSKLARIRASHELMMIRSMRRVTIEPLARDQDLL, from the coding sequence ATGGCTTCTTCAGAAACGGAGAGAAGCACCAGAGGTTCTCAAAATCCAGACTGGGAAACCGACTTTAACCGCTTCGAACAGGCGATTTCGTCTTCTCCGGCTCCGATTCGCGTAAGATCCGTCATGAAGCTATCAGAATCAGCGAATCGAATCCCGGAGAGTATTCTCTCCCGCGCCATCCCAATCCTCGCCCGTCTCCTTCGCGTCTCCGATGATCCCAGCCGTTCCGTCCAATCCGCCGCCGCGCATTGCTTGAAACGCATCGCATGTATCGGCGGCGAAGAGAGCGGGTTCGCGGTGAAGATGGGGAGGTGCGGCGTGATCGCTTGCTTGCTAGGTCTCCTACTCGAAGCGAATGGTAACGATATCGCGTTACGAAGGATTTGGGTGAAGTGTTTGTGGAGTTTAGTTACTTTCGGATCTTCGATTCGAATCGGATTAGCCAGGTTAGGTGGTTTAGAGATTATGATTCGTGAGTTGAATACTTGGGAAGATGATTCGAGTAGATGGTGTTTGTTAGAGATCCTTACTGCTTTTACGACGATACGAGAAATGAGACACGTTCTTGTTCATAACGGAGGGTTGAAGTTTCTTGTAGAAGCGGTTAGAGTTGGGAACTTGCCGTCTAGAGAGAGAGCTTGTCACGCAATTGGGTTGACTGGGATCACTAGACGAGCTAGGAGGTTGCTGGTCGAAGCTGGAGTGATTCCAGCTCTTGTGAATCTGTTTAAAGATGGAGATGAGAAGACAAAGCTTTTAGCTGGTAATGCCTTGGGGATTGTGTCGGCTCAGACCGAGTATGTTAGGTCTGTGACTGCAGCCGGTTCTGTTCCTTTGTACGTTGAGCTTCTCTCGGGGCGAGATCCAATGGGGAAAGATATTGCAGAGGATGTGTTCTGTATATTGGCTGTGGCTGAGGGTAATGCTGTTTTGATAGCGGAACAGCTGGTGAGGATCTTGAGAGAAGGAGATGATGAAGCCAAGTTTGCTGCTTCTAATGTGTTGTGGGCTCTTTCGGGTTATAGGCATTCTGTATCTGTTATTAGAGACTCTGGTGCGGTTCCTTTGCTGGTCGAGATTTTGAGAGATGGGTCTGTTGAGTTCAGGGAGAGGGTTTGTGGAGCTATTTCTCAGCTCAGTTACAACGAAGATGACCGTGAGGCTTTTTCTGATTCCGGTATGATACCGATTCTGATTGATTGGTTGGGAGATGAGTCGGAAGAGCTTAGGGATAATGCAGCCGAGGCACTTGTTAATTTCTCTGAAGACCAACAGTATTATGGTAGAGTGCGTGTGGCTATAGGCCATCCTGTGTTTCGGAATATGCAGAGCAAACTTGCTAGAATCCGAGCTTCTCATGAGCTGATGATGATTAGGTCAATGAGAAGGgttacaattgaacctcttgcTCGGGATCAAGATCTTCTTTGA
- the LOC106389321 gene encoding pollen receptor-like kinase 4 isoform X1 has protein sequence MVLASTKQAASTPSPATTSSPSDLPSMATKITPASKVTMVISQEHKVVPGSDADCLLRFKDTLTNASVISSWDPLTAPCKRNSPNWFGVLCFTGYVWGLQLEGMDLTGKLDLEPLVPIKNLRTLSFMNNNFNGAMPSVKKLVSLRSLYLSNNWFTGEIPADAFDGMNHLKKLLLANNAFRGKIPSSLASLPMLLEVKLNGNQFQGNIPDFKPKNLKLASFENNDLEGPIPQSLRDMDPGSFAGNKALCDPPLISCSAASWSIADPPPSFTEKDKIQTMFTVAIVLIVIGIILLLISLVIFILQNRRRKILSACPSAGQDRIEKYNYDQSMHVERGAESVNSYTSRRGGGGGAVPDQGKLLFLQEDIQKFDLQDLLRASAEVLGSGSFGASYKAGINSGQTLVVKRYKHMNNVGRDEFHEHIRRLGRLRHPNLLPLVAYYYRREEKLLIAEFMPNRSLARHLHANHSVDQPGLDWPTRLKIIQGVAKGLGYLFKELPTLTIPHGHLKSSNVVLDESFEPLLTDYALRPVMNSEQSHNLMIAYKSPEYSLKGQITKKTDVWCLGVLILELLTGRFPENYLRQGYDANMSLETWVSNMVKEKKTGDVFDKEMTGKKNCKAEMLSLLKIGLSCCEEDEERRMEMKDAVEKIERLREGQDLDGDFAASTHNVFASRLMDDDDFGLAMNR, from the exons ATGGTACTAGCGTCAACTAAACAAGCTGCATCAACTCCATCACCGGCCACCACTAGCTCGCCCTCGGATCTCCCTTCTATGGCCACCAAGATTACACCTGCAAGCAAG GTCACAATGGTCATCTCTCAGGAACATAAGGTTGTGCCAGGTTCAGACGCAGATTGCCTCTTGAGATTCAAAGACACATTAACAAATGCTTCTGTCATTAGCAGTTGGGATCCTTTAACCGCTCCTTGCAAGCGAAACTCCCCTAATTGGTTCGGTGTTCTCTGTTTCACCGGCTATGTTTGGGGTCTACAACTCGAAGGAATGGACTTAACCGGGAAGCTAGACCTTGAACCTTTGGTTCCAATCAAGAACCTACGAACCTTAAGCTTCATGAACAACAATTTCAATGGTGCAATGCCATCCGTCAAGAAACTCGTCTCGTTGAGGTCATTGTACTTGTCTAACAACTGGTTTACAGGGGAGATCCCCGCTGATGCGTTTGATGGTATGAATCATTTAAAGAAGCTTTTGTTGGCTAACAACGCGTTTCGTGGGAAGATCCCTTCTTCTTTAGCTTCTTTGCCAATGCTTTTAGAGGTGAAACTTAATGGTAATCAGTTTCAAGGGAACATACCTGATTTTAAACCCAAGAATCTCAAGTTAGCTAGCTTCGAGAACAATGACCTCGAGGGACCTATACCCCAAAGCTTACGAGACATGGACCCTGGCTCCTTTGCAG GGAACAAGGCCTTGTGTGACCCTCCTTTAATCTCATGCTCAGCGGCTTCATGGTCTATTGCGGATCCTCCTCCTAGTTTCACGGAGAAGGACAAGATCCAAACTATGTTCACGGTTGCTATCGTTTTGATTGTCATTGGGATCATACTACTGCTCATCTCGCTTGTGATTTTTATCCTTCAAAACAGAAGACGGAAGATCTTGTCGGCTTGTCCATCTGCAGGACAAGACAGGATAGAGAAGTACAATTATGATCAATCCATGCACGTGGAGAGAGGTGCGGAGTCTGTTAACTCCTACACTAGtaggagaggaggaggaggaggagcggtACCGGATCAGGGGAAACTCCTGTTTCTGCAAGAGGACATTCAAAAATTCGATCTTCAAGATCTTCTGAGAGCTTCAGCTGAAGTTCTCGGGAGTGGAAGCTTTGGTGCTTCTTATAAAGCAGGGATAAACAGCGGACAGACGCTGGTCGTGAAGAGGTATAAACATATGAACAACGTCGGAAGAGATGAGTTTCATGAGCATATAAGACGGTTAGGGAGGCTTCGCCATCCGAATCTGTTGCCTCTTGTGGCTTACTATTACCGTAGAGAAGAGAAGCTCTTGATCGCTGAGTTCATGCCTAACCGCAGCTTGGCTAGACATCTTCACG CGAATCATTCTGTGGATCAACCTGGACTGGACTGGCCAACAAGGCTAAAGATTATACAAGGAGTGGCTAAGGGTTTAGGTTACTTGTTCAAGGAGCTACCAACACTGACCATCCCTCACGGTCATCTCAAGTCATCTAATGTCGTACTCGACGAATCATTTGAGCCTCTCTTGACAGACTACGCGCTAAGACCGGTGATGAACTCAGAGCAGTCTCATAACCTAATGATCGCTTATAAATCTCCAGAGTACAGCTTAAAGGGACAAATAACTAAGAAGACAGATGTTTGGTGCCTCGGGGTTTTGATCTTGGAGCTTTTAACGGGCCGGTTCCCCGAGAATTATCTAAGGCAAGGGTACGATGCAAACATGAGCCTTGAGACTTGGGTGAGTAACAtggtgaaggagaagaaaacGGGTGACGTGTTTGACAAGGAAATGACGGGGAAGAAGAACTGCAAAGCAGAGATGCTAAGCCTGTTGAAAATCGGGTTGAGCTGTTGCGAAGAGGATGAAGAGAGGAGGATGGAGATGAAGGATGCAGTGGAGAAGATTGAGAGGTTGAGAGAAGGACAAGATTTGGATGGTGATTTCGCAGCTTCCACACACAATGTCTTTGCTTCTCGGTTGATGGACGATGATGACTTTGGTTTAGCCATGAATCGATGA
- the LOC106389321 gene encoding pollen receptor-like kinase 4 isoform X2, whose protein sequence is MLTWESPVRLARNTTVKKKLPFIAFLIIVLCQVTMVISQEHKVVPGSDADCLLRFKDTLTNASVISSWDPLTAPCKRNSPNWFGVLCFTGYVWGLQLEGMDLTGKLDLEPLVPIKNLRTLSFMNNNFNGAMPSVKKLVSLRSLYLSNNWFTGEIPADAFDGMNHLKKLLLANNAFRGKIPSSLASLPMLLEVKLNGNQFQGNIPDFKPKNLKLASFENNDLEGPIPQSLRDMDPGSFAGNKALCDPPLISCSAASWSIADPPPSFTEKDKIQTMFTVAIVLIVIGIILLLISLVIFILQNRRRKILSACPSAGQDRIEKYNYDQSMHVERGAESVNSYTSRRGGGGGAVPDQGKLLFLQEDIQKFDLQDLLRASAEVLGSGSFGASYKAGINSGQTLVVKRYKHMNNVGRDEFHEHIRRLGRLRHPNLLPLVAYYYRREEKLLIAEFMPNRSLARHLHANHSVDQPGLDWPTRLKIIQGVAKGLGYLFKELPTLTIPHGHLKSSNVVLDESFEPLLTDYALRPVMNSEQSHNLMIAYKSPEYSLKGQITKKTDVWCLGVLILELLTGRFPENYLRQGYDANMSLETWVSNMVKEKKTGDVFDKEMTGKKNCKAEMLSLLKIGLSCCEEDEERRMEMKDAVEKIERLREGQDLDGDFAASTHNVFASRLMDDDDFGLAMNR, encoded by the exons ATGCTAACTTGGGAGAGCCCAGTTAGGCTTGCACGCAACACCACCGTGAAGAAAAAGCTACCCTTCATTGCATTCCTCATCATTGTGTTATGTCAGGTCACAATGGTCATCTCTCAGGAACATAAGGTTGTGCCAGGTTCAGACGCAGATTGCCTCTTGAGATTCAAAGACACATTAACAAATGCTTCTGTCATTAGCAGTTGGGATCCTTTAACCGCTCCTTGCAAGCGAAACTCCCCTAATTGGTTCGGTGTTCTCTGTTTCACCGGCTATGTTTGGGGTCTACAACTCGAAGGAATGGACTTAACCGGGAAGCTAGACCTTGAACCTTTGGTTCCAATCAAGAACCTACGAACCTTAAGCTTCATGAACAACAATTTCAATGGTGCAATGCCATCCGTCAAGAAACTCGTCTCGTTGAGGTCATTGTACTTGTCTAACAACTGGTTTACAGGGGAGATCCCCGCTGATGCGTTTGATGGTATGAATCATTTAAAGAAGCTTTTGTTGGCTAACAACGCGTTTCGTGGGAAGATCCCTTCTTCTTTAGCTTCTTTGCCAATGCTTTTAGAGGTGAAACTTAATGGTAATCAGTTTCAAGGGAACATACCTGATTTTAAACCCAAGAATCTCAAGTTAGCTAGCTTCGAGAACAATGACCTCGAGGGACCTATACCCCAAAGCTTACGAGACATGGACCCTGGCTCCTTTGCAG GGAACAAGGCCTTGTGTGACCCTCCTTTAATCTCATGCTCAGCGGCTTCATGGTCTATTGCGGATCCTCCTCCTAGTTTCACGGAGAAGGACAAGATCCAAACTATGTTCACGGTTGCTATCGTTTTGATTGTCATTGGGATCATACTACTGCTCATCTCGCTTGTGATTTTTATCCTTCAAAACAGAAGACGGAAGATCTTGTCGGCTTGTCCATCTGCAGGACAAGACAGGATAGAGAAGTACAATTATGATCAATCCATGCACGTGGAGAGAGGTGCGGAGTCTGTTAACTCCTACACTAGtaggagaggaggaggaggaggagcggtACCGGATCAGGGGAAACTCCTGTTTCTGCAAGAGGACATTCAAAAATTCGATCTTCAAGATCTTCTGAGAGCTTCAGCTGAAGTTCTCGGGAGTGGAAGCTTTGGTGCTTCTTATAAAGCAGGGATAAACAGCGGACAGACGCTGGTCGTGAAGAGGTATAAACATATGAACAACGTCGGAAGAGATGAGTTTCATGAGCATATAAGACGGTTAGGGAGGCTTCGCCATCCGAATCTGTTGCCTCTTGTGGCTTACTATTACCGTAGAGAAGAGAAGCTCTTGATCGCTGAGTTCATGCCTAACCGCAGCTTGGCTAGACATCTTCACG CGAATCATTCTGTGGATCAACCTGGACTGGACTGGCCAACAAGGCTAAAGATTATACAAGGAGTGGCTAAGGGTTTAGGTTACTTGTTCAAGGAGCTACCAACACTGACCATCCCTCACGGTCATCTCAAGTCATCTAATGTCGTACTCGACGAATCATTTGAGCCTCTCTTGACAGACTACGCGCTAAGACCGGTGATGAACTCAGAGCAGTCTCATAACCTAATGATCGCTTATAAATCTCCAGAGTACAGCTTAAAGGGACAAATAACTAAGAAGACAGATGTTTGGTGCCTCGGGGTTTTGATCTTGGAGCTTTTAACGGGCCGGTTCCCCGAGAATTATCTAAGGCAAGGGTACGATGCAAACATGAGCCTTGAGACTTGGGTGAGTAACAtggtgaaggagaagaaaacGGGTGACGTGTTTGACAAGGAAATGACGGGGAAGAAGAACTGCAAAGCAGAGATGCTAAGCCTGTTGAAAATCGGGTTGAGCTGTTGCGAAGAGGATGAAGAGAGGAGGATGGAGATGAAGGATGCAGTGGAGAAGATTGAGAGGTTGAGAGAAGGACAAGATTTGGATGGTGATTTCGCAGCTTCCACACACAATGTCTTTGCTTCTCGGTTGATGGACGATGATGACTTTGGTTTAGCCATGAATCGATGA
- the LOC106389318 gene encoding probable mitochondrial adenine nucleotide transporter BTL1 yields the protein MTMVVPKEGFVVMAKESISSSPSESPLRLQPQFPDLTIPVKEFFKSREAREFLSGALAGAMTKAVLAPLETIRTRMIAGVGSKTIPGSFLEIVQKQGWVGLWAGNEINMIRIVPTQAIELSTFECVKRVMTSAQEKLKKIEKARIEVFGVSFSPSISWISPVAVAGAAAGIASTLVCHPLEVIKDRLTVSPELYPSLSLAVPRILRDDGIRGFYAGLGPTLAGMLPYSTCYYFMYDTMKTTYCKSKNKKALNRPEMLLLGALAGLTASTISFPLEVARKRLMVGALKGECPPNMAAAIAEVVKERGVMGLYRGWGASCLKVMPSSGITWVFYEAWKDILLASNTKPLL from the exons ATGACAATGGTTGTTCCAAAAGAAGGGTTCGTGGTAATGGCGAAGGAATCTatttcttcatctccatcagaGTCTCCTCTTCGTCTCCAGCCTCAGTTTCCTGACTTGACGATTCCTGTTAAA GAGTTCTTCAAGTCTAGGGAAGCTCGGGAGTTTCTTAGTGGGGCATTAGCTGGAGCTATGACCAAAGCTGTTCTTGCTCCCCTTGAGACGATAAG GACAAGGATGATTGCTGGTGTTGGATCAAAGACCATTCCAGGCAGCTTTCTTGAAATAGTACAGAAGCAAGGATGGGTAGGTCTTTGGGCAGGCAACGAGATCAACATGATTCGAATCGTTCCAACGCAAGCCATCGAGTTAAGCACCTTTGAGTGTGTAAAGCGTGTGATGACATCAGCGCAAGAGAAGCTGAAGAAGATTGAGAAGGCAAGGATTGAAGTTTTCGGTGTTAGTTTCAGCCCTTCTATATCCTGGATCTCTCCCGTTGCTGTGGCTGGTGCAGCTGCAGGTATCGCCAGTACGCTCGTTTGCCATCCACTAGAAGTCATCAAGGATAGATTGACCGTGAGCCCTGAGCTTTATCCGAGCCTAAGCCTCGCAGTACCGAGGATTTTGAGAGACGATGGGATCCGCGGCTTCTACGCAGGTTTAGGACCGACATTGGCCGGGATGCTTCCTTACAGCACATGTTATTACTTCATGTACGACACAATGAAGACCACCTACTGCAAGTCCAAGAACAAGAAGGCTTTAAACCGTCCAGAGATGCTTCTTCTTGGAGCTCTAGCCG GTCTAACGGCAAGCACCATTAGCTTCCCGTTGGAAGTGGCGCGAAAGAGGTTGATGGTGGGAGCTCTCAAGGGGGAGTGTCCACCAAACATGGCTGCGGCGATAGCGGAAGTAGTGAAGGAAAGAGGAGTGATGGGACTGTACAGAGGATGGGGAGCAAGTTGTTTGAAAGTCATGCCGTCTTCAGGTATCACTTGGGTCTTCTATGAAGCTTGGAAAGATATTTTACTcgcctccaacactaaaccacTTCTATAA